Proteins from a single region of Chrysemys picta bellii isolate R12L10 chromosome 9, ASM1138683v2, whole genome shotgun sequence:
- the LOC135972126 gene encoding zinc finger protein 711-like isoform X5, producing MQREKMVYMAVKDSSQEDEDISCAEIADEVYMEVIVGEEEATSLPDTQLEDTGVNKTFVPVAWAAAYGDERRLPRRYEDCQAAGNNLDTRLENKNGNAAQYLQICDSINTNRALKQKAKKRRRGETRQWQTAVIIGPDGQPLTVYPCHICGKKFKSRGFLKRHMKNHPDHMIKKKYQCTDCDFTTNKKVSFHNHLESHKLINKVDKTHEFTEYTRRYREASPLSSNKLILRDKEPKLHKCKYCDYETAEQGLLNRHLLAVHSKNFPHVCVECGKGFRHPSELKKHMRTHTGEKPYQCQHCVFRCADQSNLKTHIKTKHGTDLPFKCEHCPQAFTDEKELLQHTELFQGHKTHQCPHCDHKSTNSSDLKRHIISVHTKDFPHKCEVCEKGFHRPSELKKHSETHKGKKIHQCRHCDFKTSDPFVLSGHILSVHTKDLPFKCKRCKRGFRQQNELKKHMKTHSGRKVYQCQYCEYSTTDASGFKRHVISIHTKDYPHRCEYCKKGFRRPSEKNQHIMRHHKEAIM from the exons TATGGAAGTCATTGTAGGTGAAGAGGAAGCAACATCACTTCCTGACACACAACTTGAAGACACCGGTGTGAATAAAACTTTTGTTCCTGTTGCTTGGGCTGCTGCTTATG GAGATGAAAGAAGACTGCCCAGAAGGTATGAAGACTGTCAAGCAGCAG GAAATAACTTGGATACACGATTAGAAAACAAAAATGGTAATGCAGCACAGTACCTGCAAATCTGTGATAGCATTAACACAAATAGAGCGCTTAAACAAAAAGccaagaagaggaggaggggagaaaccAGGCAGTGGCAAACAG CTGTTATAATAGGTCCTGATGGACAGCCCTTAACTGTCTACCCTTGTCACATATGTGGGAAAAAATTTAAATCCAGAGGATTCCTGAAAAGGCATATGAAGAACCACCCAGATCATATGATTAAGAAGAAATACCAGTGTACGGACTGTGACTTTACAACTAACAAAAAAGTAAGTTTCCACAACCATCTGGAAAGCCATAAACTTATAAATAAAGTTGACAAAACCCATGAGTTTACAGAATATACAAGGAGATACAGAGAGGCAAGCCCATTAAGTTCTAATAAACTGATATTGAGGGACAAGGAGCCTAAACTACACAAGTGCAAATACTGTGACTATGAGACTGCAGAACAGGGACTGCTGAATAGACATCTGCTTGCAGTTCACAGCAAGAACTTTCCTCATGTTTGTGTTGAGTGTGGGAAAGGATTCCGTCATCCATCTGAGCTTAAAAAGCATATGAGGACCCACACAGGGGAAAAGCCATACCAGTGTCAGCACTGTGTCTTCAGATGTGCTGATCAATCCAATCTGAAAACACACATAAAAACCAAACATGGGACTGATTTACCATTTAAATGTGAGCATTGTCCCCAAGCATTCACAGATGAAAAAGAACTTCTTCAGCACACAGAGTTATTTCAAGGACATAAGACTCATCAGTGTCCACATTGTGACCATAAGAGCACCAACTCAAGCGACCTGAAACGACACATTATTTCAGTTCACACGAAGGACTTTCCCCACAAATGTGAGGTGTGCGAAAAAGGCTTCCATCGTCCATCTGAGCTCAAAAAGCATAGTGAAACCCACAAAGGTAAAAAGATACATCAGTGTAGGCACTGTGACTTTAAAACTTCAGATCCTTTTGTACTTAGTGGGCATATCCTCTCAGTTCACACCAAGGACCTGCCTTTTAAATGCAAAAGGTGCAAGAGAGGATTTAGGCAGCAAAACGAACTTAAGAAGCACATGAAGACCCACAGTGGAAGAAAAGTGTATCAATGCCAGTATTGTGAATATAGCACTACGGATGCATCAGGCTTTAAACGGCATGTAATATCAATACATACAAAAGACTATCCACACAGGTGTGAATACTGCAAAAAGGGATTCCGTAGACCAtcagaaaaaaatcaacataTAATGAGGCATCACAAAGAGGCCATAATGTAA